A stretch of Arachis hypogaea cultivar Tifrunner chromosome 15, arahy.Tifrunner.gnm2.J5K5, whole genome shotgun sequence DNA encodes these proteins:
- the LOC112749944 gene encoding uncharacterized protein has protein sequence MTLDSSARTTSNAPSSNKITPQIKIRKPPHRKTSPVNWFPRKKVDSYLNRKIKMLQELDGMNLTLDQTLGNSNPHYSRVLREKMAARESANKAILARRAALVEASWCRILRAARIPSDDAEAQLSKAEKGAVEAFEAAQSMGVIMYDLSNCPKKHCRIETSSVNGEGSSTHMVTASFETAFDVDKEVAAAVKTAFVRLANCPSFSTDEFRELLRKINENPDADDKNQDISEFSSECDSESGSELDLNMPPPGTSHGNSRRRQSLEKFDRIKLVGTMLERLKCLQEDELSSLATIVATCGLNAALAQDNIKLHNPSSAIDHTSSSILNFPARRMSLLASGKKQVGCEIPSLDKFLVKHMTKLEREIQEAKSKRRNGTESDNDRSQKSVDGTLSETITDLGSILVKNYSKFEKEINKAKLEFQKDIPAVQSDMPNRRKDHAEVPSLDKFLVKHISRLEREVQEAKSRTINEGKIAKLGADLGISSGMDSSSSSEALAGKENVNINKEISMNYETQGKHCNLERSTSVAPLDGANDVTENKDGLDKILKEPIHGLEREKMQALSLGGNGEKYRRNQAVTGVTECESLDKILVKHVSRLEKEKMRFNSGGERVQVKRDNRHIHLDANAEGGLDQILVKHKSKLEREKMVASKQEEENPVSASMSRREARERELLQAWAGLSLGNSIKPHLSKLELDKAAWIKAEEEERRQAMKRI, from the exons ATGACGCTGGATAGCAGTGCCCGGACGACATCAAATGCTCCTAGCAGTAACAAGATTACGCCGCAAATCAAGATTAGAAAGCCTCCTCATCGTAAAACTTCTCCCGTCAATTGGTTCCCCCGCAAAAAAGTGGATTCTTACTTGAATAGAAAAATTAAGATGCTCCAG GAACTAGATGGTATGAATTTGACACTTGATCAGACTCTAGGCAATTCTAATCCGCATTATTCAAGAGTGCTGAGagagaaaatggcagcaagagAATCTGCTAATAAGGCAATATTGGCTCGAAGAGCTGCATTGGTGGAAGCTTCTTGGTGTCGTATTTTACGAGCTGCCAG GATACCTAGTGATGATGCTGAGGCTCAACTATCTAAAGCTGAAAAGGGTGCAGTGGAAGCCTTTGAGGCAGCCCAGTCTATGGGAGTTATCATGTATGATTTGTCAAATTGCCCTAAGAAGCATTGTCGAATTGAGACATCCTCTGTTAATGGAGAAGGATCATCCACTCATATGGTTACTGCATCTTTTGAAACTGCATTTGACGTGGACAAGGAAGTAGCTGCAGCTGTCAAAACAGCATTTGTCAGGCTTGCAAATTGCCCTTCCTTTAGCACGGATGAATTCCGAGAACTGCtaagaaaaattaatgaaaacccAGACGCGGATGACAAGAATCAGGACATCTCTGAGTTCTCTTCAGAGTGTGACTCTGAATCTGGATCTGAGCTTGACTTGAATATGCCACCTCCAGGGACAAGTCATGGGAACAGTAGGAGGAGGCAGTCCCTTGAAAAATTCGACAGAATAAAGCTTGTGGGCACAATGCTTGAGAGGCTAAAATGTTTGCAAGAAGATGAACTTTCTTCACTTGCCACTATAGTTGCAACTTGTGGCCTAAATGCTGCCTTGGCTCAAGATAATATCAAGCTGCACAACCCAAGCTCTGCTATTGATCATACCTCCTCTTCGATTCTTAATTTTCCAGCAAGAAGAATGTCATTGCTGGCATCAGGAAAGAAGCAAGTTGGGTGTGAAATACCAAGTCTTGACAAGTTTTTGGTTAAGCACATGACCAAACTTGAGAGAGAGATTCAGGAAGCCAAGAGTAAGAGAAGAAATGGGACAGAATCAGACAATGATAGATCTCAAAAATCTGTTGATGGAACTCTATCTGAGACAATAACTGACTTGGGAAGTATTCTTGTGAAGAATTATTCAAAATTTGAGAAGGAAATCAATAAGGCAAAGTTGGAGTTCCAAAAGGATATACCAGCAGTCCAAAGTGACATGCCAAATCGTCGAAAGGATCATGCTGAAGTACCCAGCTTGGATAAGTTCTTAGTGAAACACATCTCAAGACTGGAAAGGGAAGTTCAAGAAGCCAAAAGCAGAACAATCAATGAAGGAAAAATTGCTAAGTTAGGAGCTGATCTAGGGATTTCCAGTGGAATGGATTCAAGTTCATCTTCTGAAGCATTGGCAGGGAAAGAAAACGTAAACATAAACAAGGAGATTAGTATGAATTATGAGACACAAGGAAAACACTGCAACTTAGAGAGAAGTACATCTGTAGCTCCTTTGGATGGTGCAAATGATGTGACTGAGAACAAAGATGGCTTGGACAAGATTCTGAAAGAGCCTATACACGGATTGGAAAGAGAGAAGATGCAAGCCTTGTCCCTGGGAGGCAATGGAGAAAAATATAGAAGGAACCAAGCAGTAACTGGTGTTACAGAATGTGAGAGCCTGGATAAGATTTTAGTCAAGCATGTCTCCAGGTTAGAGAAGGAGAAAATGAGGTTCAACTCAGGGGGCGAAAGAGTACAAGTTAAAAGAGATAATAGACACATCCATTTGGATGCAAATGCTGAAGGTGGTTTGGATCAAATTTTGGTTAAACATAAATCCAAACTTGAGCGAGAAAAGATGGTGGCTTCAAAGCAAGAGGAGGAGAATCCTGTTAGTGCCTCTATGTCTCGGCGAGAAGCAAGGGAGAGGGAGTTGCTACAAGCTTGGGCAGGGTTGAGCTTAGGAAACTCTATTAAGCCtcatctctctaagcttgaactaGACAAG GCTGCTTGGATTAAGGCAGAAGAGGAGGAAAGGAGGCAAGCAATGAAACGAATATGA
- the LOC112748094 gene encoding uncharacterized protein, with product MRTIVWNCRGLGRPLTIHTLKGICKFHSPEIVFISETKNQSRQVEAKLRFEELITMSQHMEEKVVIAGDFNAITSQVEKEGGGQKSATTIATFTNFIDSNELVDIGMVGHPFTWTNRRQGEDLVKERLDCYLVGMEWKLKFPNAVVHRLTESGSDHAPILMETEPQSWHSKRRFKYQERWCGEEDVKRIVSEVWRMEVVGSAMFSLAQKLKVCRHRLVQWQKTHKANSRKEIEDLQAKLEELRVAGINGGEEVTSLEEKLELAYLKEESYWREKSRIKWLKEGDQNTRFFHQKFQSRMRRNRIWRLVGRDNEIASKPEDIAKVAKDYFCDIFTSSCSADPNPYLEDLESKVTASMNRRLQRPVTMDEVKRATFSVHAQSAPGDDGFAAKFFHFFWDIVGGDVFKAVRSFFHSSRILKSFNHTQICLIPKVPDASDMTQSAPNTSQSILELLETYEGFSGKKVNLNKSAIFFSHNTPQNTRLAVAQILNIEHIGAQDKYLGLPSIVQKSKKATFGAIKDKVQKRIMSWKRSILSSGGRHTLLRAVGEAIPIYTLSCFKLPNTLLTEIHSMLSQFWWGQKGAERRMVWIKWDTMTRPKKDGGLGIKDLRAQNLALLGKQCWRLMKYPNSTISRMLKAKYFRYTDFLHAEIESVPSWGWRSVLEGRKVIEKGLLWKIGFGTNVRIFHDPWLPPPVPLNVPQNALTIPPNMQVYYVSALLNPDRSWNKNLIESIFSVDICNKIFSIKPTEEEAEVNWCWTKSGIYEVGSGYKIAYGFFHSPTSLRSQNIHNRVWNSIWELKLPHKIKIFLWKSLHEKLPVLQQVHSRFASTPATCPRCMLKAESISHALFQCPLSSIIWSLSLITPDLWMTEEETFFNWWQRVLSWAVAQFDGRQKTLLIATLCWSTWKARNRCVFEKRAYFHLPFELVANLFLFEQTSTPSEGILAASIKLHHELLRLPRSSNQSIEGIGLS from the exons ATGAGAACTATAGTTtggaattgtcggggtttggggagacccctgacaatTCACACCTTAAAAGGGATCTGTAAATTCCACTCCCCCGAGATTGTGTTTATAAGTGAAACAAAGAACCAATCTCGACAGGTGGAAGCAAAACTTCGG TTTGAGGAGCTTATAACAATGAGCCAACACATGGAAGAAAAAGTGGTAATAGCAGGTGATTTTAATGCTATAACAAGCCAAGTGGAAAAGGAGGGTGGAGGCCAAAAATCAGCAACCACCATTGCAACATTCACTAATTTTATTGACAGTAACGAATTGGTGGATATTGGAATGGTGGGGCACCCTTTCACGTGGACAAATCGAAGACAAGGAGAGGATTTGGTGAAGGAGAGACTTGACTGCTATTTAGTTGGGATGGAATGGAAGTTGAAGTTTCCGAATGCAGTGGTGCACAGGCTCACAGAATCAGGCTCGGATCATGCTCCAATTTTGATGGAAACCGAACCTCAATCCTGGCATAGTAAAAGGCGGTTTAAATATCAGGAACGTTGGTGTGGAGAAGAGGATGTCAAGAGAATTGTCAGTGAAGTGTGGAGAATGGAAGTTGTAGGCTCGGCTATGTTCTCCCTGGCCCAAAAGTTGAAAGTTTGTAGACATAGACTAGTTCAATGGCAGAAAACTCACAAAGCAAACTCCCGGAAAGAAATTGAGGACCTTCAAGCTAAACTAGAGGAGTTGCGGGTGGCTGGAATCAATGGGGGAGAGGAGGTTACCAGTTTGGAAGAGAAGTTGGAGCTggcatatttgaaagaagagagctATTGGCGAGAAAAATCTAGAATCAAGTGGCTAAAAGAAGGAGATCAGAACACTAGATTCTTTCACCAGAAATTTCAATCAAGGATGCGAAGGAACAGAATTTGGAGATTAGTGGGGAGGGACAATGAGATTGCATCGAAACCGGAGGATATTGCAAAGGTAGCTAAGGACTACTTTTGcgatatttttacttcttcttgTTCGGCTGATCCGAATCCATACTTAGAGGATTTGGAGTCTAAGGTTACAGCTTCCATGAACCGTAGGCTCCAAAGGCCAGTAACTATGGACGAGGTCAAAAGAGCTACATTTAGTGTTCATGCTCAGAGTGCTCCTGGTGATGACGGGTTTGCAGCtaagttttttcactttttctgggaTATAGTTGGAGGTGACGTTTTTAAGGCAGTGAGAAGTTTCTTTCACAGTAGCAGAATTTTAAAAAGCTTCAATCATactcaaatttgtttgattccaaaggTGCCAGATGCCAGTGACATGACTCAG AGCGCACCTAATACAAGCCAAAGCATTCTAGAATTGCTAGAGACCTATGAGGGTTTTAGTGGGAAAAAAGTCAATTTGAATAAGTCGGCTATCTTTTTCAGTCACAACACTCCTCAGAACACAAGACTAGCAGTTGCTCAGATACTAAATATTGAACATATCGGAGCACAAGACAAATACCTGGGACTGccctctatagttcaaaaatcaaagaaagcaaccTTTGGAGCTATCAAGGATAAAGTTCAGAAGAGGATTATGAGTTGGAAAAGAAGTATATTGTCATCAGGTGGCAGGCATACGCTATTGAGAGCGGTGGGGGAGgcgattcctatttatacactctcttgttTCAAGCTCCCGAACACGCTGTTGACTGAGATTCATAGCATGCTCTCGCAATTTTGGTGGGGTCAAAAAGGTGCAGAACGAAGAATGGTTTGGATTAAATGGGACACAATGACGAGACCAAAGAAAGATGGAGGGTTGGGGATCAAGGATCTAAGGGCGCAAAATTTGGCTTTATTGGGCAAGCAATGTTGGCGTCTAATGAAATACCCTAATTCTACTatatcaagaatgctcaaagctaaaTATTTCAGATATACAGATTTCCTACATGCAGAGATAGAAAGCGTACCGTCGTGGGGTTGGAGAAGTGTTCTTGAAGGGCGCAAGGTGATCGAGAAAGGCTTGTTATGGAAAATAGGCTTTGGCACTAATGTTCGCATCTTCCATGACCCCTGGCTCCCACCACCAGTGCCCCTTAATGTCCCTCAAAATGCACTCACAATCCCGCCAAATATGCAAGTGTATTACGTTAGTGCGTTACTAAATCCTGATAGAAGTTGGAATAAAAATCTAATTGAGTCGATTTTTTCAGTTGatatatgcaataaaattttttcaatcaaaccaacagaGGAGGAGGCTGAAGTTAATTGGTGCTGGACAAAATCTGGTATATATGAAGTTGGGTCAGGATACAAAATTGCTTATGGATTCTTTCATTCTCCTACTTCATTGAGGTCCCAGAATATACACAACAGAGTCTGGAATAGCATTTGGGAGTTGAAATTACcacataaaattaagatttttctatGGAAAAGTCTTCATGAAAAGCTTCCGGTGTTGCAACAAGTTCACAGCCGGTTCGCATCCACTCCTGCCACTTGTCCAAGATGCATGTTGAAGGCtgaatcaatttctcatgctttGTTCCAATGCCCCCTGTCTTCAATAATATGGAGCCTAAGCTTAATAACCCCTGACCTATGGATGACAGAAGAAGAAACTTTTTTCAATTGGTGGCAACGAGTCTTATCCTGGGCAGTGGCTCAATTCGACGGTAGACAAAAGACCCTCCTCATAGCGACGTTGTGTTGGAGCACTTGGAAAGCGAGGAATCGGTGTGTTTTTGAGAAG CGAGCATACTTCCACCTTCCCTTTGAGCTAGTTGCAAACTTGTTCCTGTTCGAGCAAACCAGCACCCCATCTGAAGGAATTCTTGCAGCGTCCATTAAGCTTCACCATGAGCTACTTCGATTACCAAGGTCCTCCAATCAAAGTATTGAAGGAATTGGCCTTTCCTAA
- the LOC140179152 gene encoding serine/threonine-protein phosphatase 7 long form homolog, whose protein sequence is MRETITTEQKGRQSLEKNWTLVASAERDSVGLLGVWRTGGGDWTVKKKGIIPYLERAGLYHLARLNTHWFWLDEPLVSAFIERWRPETHTFHMSFGECTITLQDVAYQLELPVDGQPVSGCMTDFHLHIEGARPAWEWFQELFGELPPPDKRKLYTIHFTWFHERFKVLLADASEETVHIYARAYIMMLLSTQLFMDKSGNRVHLQWTTYLPTSDGKEQRIIQYRLALDRLGDRDIVWEPYGSLDVLAVIHPEILTEEHTRLWRVVTSLIYFAVIEWHQVDRFFPQLGGLQHLPEPALNIDYLHSKDDRGGDRWFPSYYRTWHEHWDERVRPMLSIQRVADPGPSAEFLDWWYRIAHRILSLGIAFADPRPLEIPEDAVLRGSSQAPVRVSASDMPDNRCVEQRRCISTRATNREWR, encoded by the exons ATGAGGGAGACGATCACGACGGAACAGAAAGGACGGCAGAGTCTAGAGAAGAACTGGACACTGGTGGCTTCTGCAGAACGGGACAGTGTTGGCCTTCTGGGAGTGTGGCGGACTGGAGGTGGCGACTGGACAGTGAAGAAGAAAGG GATCATACCTTATTTGGAGAGGGCTGGGTTGTACCACCTGGCTAGACTGAACACGCATTGGTTCTGGTTGGATGAGCCTCTGGTCAGCGCATTTATTGAGAGGTGGCGGCCTGAGACCCACACTTTTCATATGTCGTTCGGAGAGTGTACTATCACGCTCCAGGATGTGGCATATCAGTTGGAGCTGCCCGTGGATGGACAACCTGTTTCTGGGTGCATGACTGACTTCCACCTGCATATTGAGGGTGCCAGACCGGCGTGGGAGTGGTTCCAGGAGTTATTTGGTGAGCTTCCGCCACCGGATAAGAGAAAGTTATACACGATCCACTTCACATGGTTCCATGAGAGGTTCAAAGTGTTACTCGCTGATGCTTCTGAGGAGACCGTGCACATATATGCACGTGCGTATATTATGATGCTTTTGTCGACACAGCTGTTCATGGACAAGAGTGGTAATCGGGTCCACCTTCA ATGGACCACTTATTTACCCACGTCTGATGGGAAGGAACAAAGAATTATCCAGTATCGCCTTGCATTAGATCGACTGGGTGATCGAGAT ATTGTGTGGGAGCCTTATGGTTCGCTGGACGTACTTGCAGTCATTCATCCTGAGATACTGACTGAGGAGCATACTCGGTTATGGCGGGTGGTCACTAGTCTGATATACTTTGCAGTGATTGAGTGGCATCAAGTAGACAGGTTCTTCCCACAGCTAGGTGGCTTACAGCATCTGCCTGAGCCAGCTCTAAACATAGACTATCTTCATAGTAAAGACGACAGGGGTGGAGATAGATGGTTCCCCTCTTACTATCGGACATGGCATGAGCATTGGGACGAGCGAGTTCGCCCAATGTTGAGTATCCAGAGAGTGGCTGATCCTGGTCCATCCGCTGAGTTTCTAGACTGGTGGTACCGTATTGCACATAGGATTCTGTCACTGGGGATTGCATTCGCAGATCCCAGGCCATTGGAGATTCCGGAGGATGCTGTACTCAGAGGGTCGTCGCAGGCGCCCGTTAGAGTTTCAGCGTCGGATATGCCTGATAACAGATGCGTGGAGCAAAGACGATGCATTAGTACACGTGCCACTAATCGGGAGTGGCGCTAG